A window of Nonomuraea angiospora genomic DNA:
TCGGCCAGGGGCAGGTCGCGCCAGTGGAGGTTCGGTGCGAGTGTCACGACGCCGCGTGTCACGTCCACGAGTCCGGGGACGGCCACCGCGATGCCGGTCGGGACCGCTCCGGCCCGCCGCATCGCCTCCACGGCCTCCTTGGCCACGAGCCCGAGCCGGCGTACGGCGCTGTCCGGGCCGCTGCCCATCGCGTCGTGGACCACCCGGCGCTCGACCAGGCTCCGGCCGCTCAGGTCGGTGCCGTGGACCGCGATGTAGTCGACGTTGATCTCCATGCCCAGGGCGCCGACGTGCGCGCCGTGCAGCGCCACCGCCCGTCTGGGACGCCCGATCGCGCCCACGTGCTCGACACCGACCTCCCGCACCAGCCGCCGTTCCAGGAGCTCGGCCATGAGGTTGGAGACGGTGGCCCGGTGCAGCCCGGTCGCCTGCGCGATCTCGGCACGGGACAGGGACGTGTGCTCGCGCAGCTCGCGCAGCACCAGCGAGAGGTTCGCCCGGCGCAGCGTGGCGGGACCCGTCGGCGCGGCGCCGCCAGGGGGGCGGGAGCGGGACGGTCTGTACGTCACCGGCACCACCTGCCCCTTTGTTTGTCTCCGAGATCAATTAATCAGGGTTGTAACACGGCGATGTCCGACCACGCACCCCTCAAGTCCGTAACGAGTTGGCATCGCTCACTTCCGTGCAGTTCCGCCACGTGTTTCGCTCCAGTTACCGGAACGTTATGGAAGTTACGAACGATTTAATACTTGTGCCCGCCGGAAGTCGTGCCTTTAATTCGGCTAGCCATCTGAACTAATCGAGGAGGAGCGTGGACCACAGCCGGGCCGACGGCCACGCGACCGACTCGATGAGTCGCGGCGGGTCCGCGGGAGTTCCCGCGGATCAGGCCACCGTGCGCCGTTCCAACCTCGCCCTCGTGCTGCGTCACGTCAGCGCGTGCGGCCCGTGCACCCGATCGGCCGTCGCCGCCGCGACCGGGCTGAACAAGGCGACCGTCACCAGTCTGGTGAGCGAGCTGCAGGCGCGCGGACTGGTCAAGGAGATGGGGCCGCAGCACGCCGGCTCCGTCGGCCGCCCGGGCGTCGCGCTCGCCCTGGACGGCTCCCGGGTCGGCGCCCTCGGCATGGAAGTCAACGTCGACTACATCGCCGCGATCGCCACCGACCTGGCCGGCAGGGTGATCATCGACCGGCGCATCGGTTTCGACGCCATGGGCTCCAGCCCGGAACGCTCGCTGGACGAGCTGGCCCGCATGGCCGAGAGGACCGTCGCCGACCTCGACCGGCTCGGGATCACGCCGGCCGGGATCATCGTGGCCGTCCCCGGCCTGATCGACGCCACCACCGGCACCGTCGTCGTCGCCCCGAACCTCGGCTGGCGCGGGGTGGCGGTGGCGGAGCGGCTGTCCCACGCGAACATCGCCGCGGAGATCCCCGTCGCGGTGGACAACGACGCCAACCTCGCCGCCCTGGCCGAGTACACCTCGGGCGTCGCGGCGGGCACCTCCGATCTGGTCTACCTCACCGGCGAGGTGGGCATCGGCGGCGGCGTCATCGCCGGCGGCCGGCTGCTGGGCGGAGCGGACGGATTCGCGGGGGAGGTCGGCCACGTCGTGATCGATCCCTCCGGCGAGCCGTGCCGCTGCGGCCGGGTCGGCTGCTGGGAGACCAAAGTCGGGCTGGCCGCGCTGGTCCGCATGGCCACACCGGACCGCGCGTACGGCACGGGCCCGCAACTCGTCCGTGACCCGGAGGAGCGGCTGGCCGAGATCGAGCACCGACGGGCCGAAGGAGATCCCCGCGTCGACGCCGCCGCCGTGGAGGTGGGCCGGTGGCTCGGAATCGGCGCGGCCATGCTGGTCAACCTCTTCAACCCACGGGTGATCGTGCTGGGCGGGTACTTCGCGCGACTCGCCGACCTGATCATCCCCGCAGCGCAACAGACGCTGGCACGCCTGGGCATGAGCGACGCCGTCGAGCGCTGCCGGTTCGCCGCCTCCGACCTCGGCTTCGGCGCCGCCTCGCGCGGAGCGGCCGGAGTCGTCGTGGAACGAGCACTGTCCGACCCCACAAGCATCTCGATCCGAACGTCTCCAACCATCGGGGTCATCGAGGGGACCCCGATGGCCTGATCGCCACACCGTCAGCCTGACCCGCGTGCCCGCCACGCGGTCCCGATCTACCGCCCGCTTTCCGAACCTCCCGTCCGCCTGACCGGCCTGTTCCGCACCGCCTCGGCACATCCCGCCCATTTTCGCGTGCCGCGGCCATGGGGCATGCGGGCAGGCGGACGGGAAGCCCCCGTGCCCCTTTTCCCCGTGCCCTTTCCCCATCCAGAACGTCCCGCCCGCCTGATCGGTCACCCGAAGCCGCACCGGCACCGTTGACGCCGACCTCGGTGCCGTTGCGGCGGTGCCAACCGGCGCCGTCAGGCGGGCGGGGCCGTCAGGCGGGCCCATCAGGTGGGCCCATCAGGTGGGCCCATCAGGTGGGGCACGGCCGCACCGTAACCGAGGGAGGCCCCTGTGCCGCGGTCACCATCCGACTCGTCATCGCTGCTCGTGATGCGAGGAATCGTCAAGCAGTTCCCGGGCGTGCGCGCCTTGGACGGCGTGAACCTTGAGGTCAGAGCCGGAGAGGTGCACTGTCTGCTCGGCCAGAACGGCGCCGGGAAGTCCACGCTCATCAAGATCCTGTCCGGTGCCCACGAACCCGACGAGGGCGAGGTGCTGCTCGACGGCTCGCCCGTACGGCTGGCGCCGCCGACCGCGGCGATGGGCCACGGAATCGCCACCATCTACCAGGAACTCGATCTGGTGGACGGGCTGAGCGTGACGGAGAACATCTTCCTCGGCCACGAGATGGCGACCTTCGGGTTCTCCCGCCGGGCCGAGGCCGACCGGGCGACGGCCGAGCTGCTCGCGCGGCTGGGGCACGGCGAGATCCGCCCCCGCACCGAGGTGGGCTCGCTGTCGCCGGCTCACAAGCAGATCGTCAGCATGGCCAGGGCGCTGTCGCACTCGGCCCGGGTGATCATCATGGACGAGCCGTCGGCCGCGCTGGACCACGACGAGGTCGGCAACCTGTTCCGGGTGATCCGTGACCTCACCTCCCAGGGCGTGGCGGTGATCTACATCTCCCACCGGCTGGAGGAGATCCGCGAGATCGGCGACCGGGTCACCGTGCTCAAGGACGGGCGCACGGTCGCGGTGGGGCTGGCGGCCAAGGACACCCCGACCTCGAAGATCGTGGCGCTGATGACCGGCCG
This region includes:
- a CDS encoding ROK family transcriptional regulator, which translates into the protein MDHSRADGHATDSMSRGGSAGVPADQATVRRSNLALVLRHVSACGPCTRSAVAAATGLNKATVTSLVSELQARGLVKEMGPQHAGSVGRPGVALALDGSRVGALGMEVNVDYIAAIATDLAGRVIIDRRIGFDAMGSSPERSLDELARMAERTVADLDRLGITPAGIIVAVPGLIDATTGTVVVAPNLGWRGVAVAERLSHANIAAEIPVAVDNDANLAALAEYTSGVAAGTSDLVYLTGEVGIGGGVIAGGRLLGGADGFAGEVGHVVIDPSGEPCRCGRVGCWETKVGLAALVRMATPDRAYGTGPQLVRDPEERLAEIEHRRAEGDPRVDAAAVEVGRWLGIGAAMLVNLFNPRVIVLGGYFARLADLIIPAAQQTLARLGMSDAVERCRFAASDLGFGAASRGAAGVVVERALSDPTSISIRTSPTIGVIEGTPMA